A portion of the Vreelandella subglaciescola genome contains these proteins:
- a CDS encoding endonuclease/exonuclease/phosphatase family protein, whose product MLTLVLAVATVILLAASTLGRIPVHQWWARICEFPRLQIASLAAVCLVLSLFAAPDWRLGLVLVNALVIAVQLRRILPYTRLMPIKVKRTEKDGDPQRCVTLLVANVLTPNRDAPKLIEQIKAHQPDVVLTLESDNWWQNQLDPVLDEGWPHSVKVPLDNLYGMHLYSRLPLEEAEIRWLIQDDIPSIHAWLRLPSGERVRFYALHPRPPAPSESETSLWRDGELLLVGQMIDQHPQPTLAAGDLNDVAWSRSTRMFCRVSHMMDPRRGRGMFSTFHAKYPFLRWPLDHIFVSEHFTLTRMQRLEEIGSDHFPFMATLCLQPSRKDEHDAPEADGEDRQDAAETIDEAQQQRQGS is encoded by the coding sequence ATGCTGACTCTTGTTCTCGCCGTTGCCACCGTTATCCTGCTGGCCGCCTCGACGCTGGGGCGCATTCCCGTCCACCAGTGGTGGGCGCGCATCTGCGAGTTTCCCCGATTACAAATCGCAAGCCTGGCGGCGGTTTGCCTAGTGCTCTCGCTGTTTGCCGCGCCGGACTGGCGACTGGGGCTTGTGCTGGTCAATGCGCTGGTGATTGCCGTACAGCTCCGGCGCATTCTGCCTTATACCCGCCTGATGCCGATCAAGGTCAAACGCACTGAAAAGGACGGCGATCCACAGCGCTGCGTGACGTTGCTTGTCGCCAACGTGCTGACCCCCAACCGCGACGCGCCCAAGCTGATCGAGCAGATAAAAGCGCATCAGCCGGACGTGGTGCTGACCCTTGAAAGCGACAACTGGTGGCAAAACCAGCTTGATCCGGTGCTCGATGAGGGCTGGCCGCACAGCGTCAAGGTGCCGCTGGATAACCTCTACGGCATGCATCTGTATTCGCGTCTGCCGCTGGAGGAGGCCGAAATCAGGTGGCTGATACAGGACGATATTCCTTCCATCCACGCCTGGCTGCGTCTGCCCAGCGGCGAGCGCGTGCGGTTTTACGCGCTGCACCCGCGCCCGCCGGCGCCCAGCGAAAGCGAAACTTCGCTCTGGCGCGACGGCGAGCTGCTGCTGGTGGGGCAGATGATTGATCAGCATCCGCAGCCGACGCTTGCCGCAGGGGATCTCAACGACGTGGCGTGGTCGCGCTCCACGCGCATGTTCTGCCGCGTCAGCCACATGATGGACCCGCGCCGTGGCCGTGGCATGTTCAGCACCTTTCACGCCAAGTATCCGTTCTTGCGTTGGCCGCTGGACCATATCTTTGTCAGCGAGCATTTCACCCTGACCCGCATGCAGCGGCTTGAGGAGATCGGCTCGGATCACTTCCCGTTTATGGCCACGCTGTGCCTGCAGCCGTCGCGCAAGGATGAACACGACGCCCCCGAGGCCGACGGCGAAGACCGCCAAGACGCCGCCGAGACTATCGATGAGGCCCAGCAGCAACGCCAGGGCTCATAA
- a CDS encoding T6SS phospholipase effector Tle1-like catalytic domain-containing protein, with amino-acid sequence MLYGRFGKNLLQGYEWLAKRYTADDEIWIFGFSRGAYTARSLVGLIRKCGLLHIVTPSLLEKAEHIYRDKNLKPDDETCATFKRYYSRTPKVHFIGVWDTVGALGVPGTRLTERGKYSWHDTELSGAVDYAYHAVALDEHRAAYDVPLWVSEDGLQKAKNRDVEQRWFIGAHANVGGGYGAKDFLAELSLQWMIQKAAAAGLKLDAFTATDNAWQTEPKDSFSDFLRGAYAWVRKVRSSGDGRYFRRFAKGQNGKPAINVTVDPSVWKRWEAAEFTYRPRTLTDADQCPPA; translated from the coding sequence ATGCTTTACGGGCGATTTGGTAAAAATTTACTGCAGGGCTACGAGTGGCTTGCAAAACGCTATACCGCCGACGACGAAATCTGGATATTTGGCTTCAGCCGTGGTGCCTATACGGCAAGGAGCCTTGTCGGCCTCATCCGGAAATGTGGGCTCCTCCATATCGTAACGCCCAGCTTGCTGGAGAAAGCTGAGCACATCTACAGGGACAAGAACCTGAAACCGGACGATGAGACGTGCGCAACATTCAAACGCTATTACAGCCGGACGCCGAAGGTTCACTTCATTGGCGTATGGGATACCGTCGGTGCACTGGGCGTGCCGGGAACGCGGCTTACGGAACGCGGCAAGTATTCGTGGCACGACACCGAGCTCTCCGGCGCGGTGGATTACGCTTACCACGCGGTCGCGCTGGATGAACATCGTGCCGCCTACGATGTTCCCCTGTGGGTTAGTGAAGATGGACTGCAAAAAGCCAAAAACCGGGACGTTGAGCAGCGCTGGTTTATCGGTGCACACGCCAATGTTGGAGGCGGCTATGGTGCCAAGGATTTCCTTGCCGAGCTCTCCCTGCAGTGGATGATCCAAAAAGCTGCGGCTGCAGGGCTGAAGCTGGATGCATTCACCGCCACTGACAATGCGTGGCAAACCGAGCCCAAGGATTCCTTCAGCGATTTTTTGCGAGGCGCTTATGCCTGGGTTCGTAAGGTCAGAAGCTCGGGTGATGGCCGGTACTTCAGGCGCTTCGCTAAAGGGCAAAACGGCAAGCCGGCCATCAACGTAACGGTGGACCCCAGCGTATGGAAACGCTGGGAAGCGGCCGAATTCACTTATCGACCGCGCACACTGACTGATGCGGACCAATGCCCGCCAGCCTAG
- the polA gene encoding DNA polymerase I, with amino-acid sequence MARAPIVLVDGSSYLYRAFHALPPLTTSKGQPTGAVKGVLNMLKRLLKDYPESPMAVIFDAPGKTFRDELYSEYKAQRPPMPDDLRSQIKPLHECVRALGLPLLCIDGVEADDVIGTLAHQATHTGRDAVISTGDKDMAQLVNAHITLVNTMKNETLDEAGVENKFGLPPALIIDFLALMGDKVDNIPGVPGVGEKTAVGLLQGMNGGLDIIYADLERVTTLGFRGAKTLPKKLEEHRDKAFLSYELATIKIDCELPAGLDDLEIAHPDRDALVELYRELEFKRELGELLEGRDEGVDDIKGGTPAPANAAQDSEDEAGSPAPSERRDCVITTQSELDDWLARLQKAERFCFDLETTSLNYMEAEIVGVGLSLEAGEAAYIPLAHDYLDAPEQLDRRAVLEALTPLWQDTGKTKIGQNLKYDISVLANYAIAVAPPLADTMLASYVLNSTATRHDMDSLALKYLGETTTSFQEVAGKGAKQLTFNQVALEQAVPYACEDVDITLRLHDTLQPQVEREGRLTEVLETLELPLIPVLSRMERAGVSLDVERLHHQNRELEGRIHELEVQAFELAGREFNLSSPKQLGEILFDEQKIPVLKKTPKGAPSTAEAVLEELALDYPLPKVIIQHRGLSKLKSTYTDKLPRLVNKATGRVHTSYHQAVTATGRLSSSDPNLQNIPIRTEEGRKIRQAFTARPGYCIVAADYSQIELRIMAHLSEDAGLLKAFAEGQDIHAATAAEVFGTALEKVSHEQRRSAKAINFGLIYGMSAWGLSRQLHIERNQAQTYIDRYFDRYPGVARYMERIRVQAAEDGFVETVAGRRLYLPEINSRNGNRRQGAERTAINAPMQGTAADIIKQAMIDVDAWLQAGEFDALMVMQVHDELVFEVAESQAEAFKEEVKKRMQNAAKLSVALTVEAESGSHWDEAH; translated from the coding sequence ATGGCCCGCGCTCCGATCGTTTTAGTTGATGGTTCTTCGTACCTGTACCGCGCGTTTCATGCGCTGCCGCCGCTGACCACCTCAAAGGGCCAGCCCACCGGCGCGGTAAAGGGCGTGCTCAACATGCTCAAGCGCCTGCTCAAGGACTACCCCGAAAGCCCCATGGCGGTGATTTTCGATGCCCCGGGCAAAACCTTTCGCGACGAGCTTTACAGCGAATACAAGGCCCAGCGCCCGCCGATGCCCGACGACCTGCGCAGCCAGATAAAACCCCTGCACGAATGCGTCAGGGCGCTGGGGCTGCCGTTGCTGTGCATTGACGGCGTTGAGGCCGACGACGTGATCGGCACGCTGGCTCATCAGGCGACACACACGGGGCGCGACGCGGTGATCTCCACCGGCGATAAAGACATGGCGCAGCTGGTCAATGCCCACATCACGCTGGTCAATACGATGAAAAACGAAACGCTGGACGAAGCCGGCGTTGAGAATAAGTTCGGCCTGCCGCCGGCGCTGATCATCGATTTCCTCGCGCTGATGGGCGACAAGGTCGACAACATTCCCGGTGTGCCCGGCGTGGGGGAAAAAACCGCGGTGGGATTGTTACAGGGCATGAACGGCGGGCTGGATATTATCTACGCCGACCTCGAACGCGTCACCACGCTGGGCTTTCGCGGCGCCAAAACGCTGCCCAAAAAGCTCGAAGAACACCGCGACAAGGCATTTTTGTCCTACGAGCTGGCGACGATCAAAATCGACTGCGAACTGCCCGCAGGGCTCGATGATCTGGAGATTGCCCACCCCGACCGCGATGCGCTGGTCGAGCTCTACCGCGAGCTTGAATTCAAGCGCGAACTGGGCGAGCTGCTGGAAGGGCGCGACGAAGGCGTTGACGACATCAAAGGTGGCACTCCGGCGCCGGCCAACGCCGCGCAAGACAGCGAAGACGAGGCCGGCTCACCGGCACCGAGCGAGCGCCGCGACTGCGTGATTACCACCCAGAGCGAACTGGACGACTGGCTAGCGCGGCTGCAAAAGGCCGAGCGCTTCTGCTTTGATCTGGAAACCACCAGCCTGAACTACATGGAAGCGGAAATCGTCGGCGTGGGGCTGTCGCTTGAGGCCGGCGAGGCCGCCTATATTCCGCTGGCCCACGACTACCTCGATGCCCCCGAGCAGCTCGACCGCCGCGCAGTGCTCGAGGCGCTGACGCCGCTGTGGCAGGACACCGGCAAGACCAAGATCGGCCAGAACCTCAAGTACGATATCTCGGTGCTGGCCAACTACGCCATTGCCGTCGCGCCGCCGCTGGCCGACACCATGCTGGCCTCCTACGTGCTCAACTCTACCGCCACGCGTCATGATATGGACTCGCTGGCGCTCAAGTACCTGGGCGAAACCACCACGTCGTTTCAAGAGGTCGCAGGCAAGGGCGCCAAGCAGCTGACCTTCAATCAGGTCGCGCTTGAGCAGGCCGTGCCCTACGCCTGCGAAGACGTCGATATTACCCTGCGCCTGCACGACACCTTGCAGCCCCAGGTCGAGCGCGAAGGCCGGCTTACCGAGGTGCTCGAAACCCTCGAACTGCCGCTGATTCCGGTGCTGTCGCGCATGGAGCGCGCCGGCGTATCGCTGGACGTTGAGCGCCTGCACCACCAGAACCGCGAGCTTGAAGGGCGCATCCACGAGCTTGAAGTACAGGCGTTTGAGCTGGCTGGACGCGAATTCAACCTGAGCTCGCCCAAGCAGCTGGGCGAGATCCTGTTCGACGAGCAGAAAATCCCCGTGCTCAAGAAAACTCCCAAGGGCGCGCCATCCACGGCAGAAGCCGTGCTCGAAGAGCTGGCGCTGGACTACCCGCTGCCCAAGGTCATCATCCAGCATCGCGGGCTTTCCAAGCTCAAGTCCACCTACACCGACAAGCTCCCGCGGCTGGTCAACAAGGCCACCGGGCGTGTGCATACCAGCTACCATCAGGCGGTCACGGCCACCGGGCGGCTGTCGTCGTCGGACCCCAACCTGCAAAATATCCCCATTCGCACCGAAGAAGGGCGCAAGATTCGTCAGGCGTTTACCGCGCGCCCCGGCTACTGCATCGTCGCCGCCGACTATTCGCAGATCGAGCTGCGCATCATGGCGCACCTGTCCGAAGACGCGGGCCTGCTCAAGGCCTTTGCCGAGGGTCAGGACATCCACGCCGCCACCGCCGCCGAGGTGTTCGGCACCGCGCTGGAAAAGGTCAGCCATGAACAGCGCCGCAGCGCCAAGGCGATCAACTTCGGGCTGATTTACGGCATGAGCGCCTGGGGGCTTTCGCGCCAGCTGCATATCGAACGCAATCAGGCGCAAACCTACATCGACCGCTACTTTGACCGCTACCCGGGAGTGGCGCGCTATATGGAGCGCATTCGCGTCCAGGCGGCAGAAGACGGCTTTGTCGAAACCGTGGCCGGCCGCCGGCTCTACCTGCCCGAAATCAACTCCAGGAACGGCAACCGCCGCCAGGGCGCCGAACGCACCGCGATCAACGCGCCGATGCAGGGCACCGCCGCCGACATCATCAAACAAGCGATGATCGACGTCGACGCCTGGCTGCAAGCAGGCGAGTTCGACGCGCTAATGGTGATGCAGGTACACGACGAACTGGTATTCGAAGTCGCCGAAAGCCAGGCGGAAGCGTTCAAGGAAGAAGTGAAAAAGCGCATGCAGAACGCCGCCAAACTCAGCGTCGCGCTAACCGTAGAAGCCGAAAGCGGTAGCCACTGGGACGAAGCGCACTGA
- a CDS encoding addiction module protein codes for MNLQKIEDEALHLSKEERTRLVQRLVLSLEAPSERELRSDWLLEARQRAEELDNGSVQAVPGDDVLRKARALIN; via the coding sequence ATGAATCTCCAGAAAATTGAAGACGAGGCGCTCCACCTCTCAAAAGAAGAGCGAACCCGGTTGGTCCAACGATTGGTCCTGAGCCTGGAGGCGCCATCAGAAAGAGAGCTCAGGTCTGACTGGTTGCTTGAAGCGCGCCAGAGAGCGGAGGAGCTTGATAATGGTTCGGTGCAGGCTGTGCCCGGTGACGATGTCTTGAGGAAAGCTCGAGCATTAATCAATTGA
- the tdh gene encoding L-threonine 3-dehydrogenase, with protein sequence MKALAKTKAEPGIWMIEAPVPEVSHNDVLIKIHRTSICGTDLHIYQWDEWAQKTVPVPMITGHEYSGEIVELGEGVEGFAVGDRVSGEGHVTCGYCRNCRAGLRHLCRNSIGVGVNRQGAFAEYMTLPAYNLFKLPDEVSYDLAAIFDPFGNAVHTALAFDLVGEDVLITGAGPIGIMAAAVARHVGARHIVITDINDERLDIARRMGVTRGVNVARESLVDVMAELDMSEGFDVALEMSGVASAINEMLEAINHGGKVAMLGIPPGEMPIDWSRVIFKGLTIRGIYGREMFETWYKMASLIQSGLNLEPIITHHFAADDFEKAFALMQEGSTGKVVLNWD encoded by the coding sequence ATGAAAGCGCTCGCCAAGACGAAGGCAGAACCCGGCATCTGGATGATCGAAGCACCGGTGCCCGAGGTCAGCCACAACGACGTGCTGATCAAGATTCACCGCACCTCGATCTGCGGCACCGACCTGCACATTTATCAGTGGGACGAATGGGCGCAGAAAACCGTGCCGGTCCCGATGATTACCGGGCACGAATACAGCGGCGAGATCGTCGAGCTGGGCGAGGGAGTGGAAGGCTTTGCCGTGGGCGACCGTGTTTCCGGCGAAGGCCACGTGACCTGCGGCTATTGCCGTAACTGCCGTGCTGGCCTACGCCATTTATGCCGCAACAGCATCGGCGTGGGGGTTAATCGTCAGGGCGCGTTTGCCGAATACATGACGCTGCCGGCGTACAATCTGTTCAAACTGCCCGACGAAGTCTCCTACGATCTGGCGGCCATTTTCGATCCGTTCGGCAATGCCGTGCACACCGCGCTGGCGTTTGATCTGGTCGGCGAAGACGTGCTGATTACCGGCGCTGGCCCCATCGGCATCATGGCCGCCGCGGTAGCGCGCCACGTCGGCGCCCGCCACATCGTGATTACCGACATCAACGATGAGCGTCTGGACATTGCCCGGCGCATGGGCGTCACCCGCGGCGTCAACGTGGCGCGCGAGTCGCTTGTTGATGTCATGGCCGAGCTGGATATGTCCGAAGGCTTTGACGTGGCGCTTGAGATGTCCGGCGTGGCATCGGCGATCAACGAAATGCTGGAAGCGATCAATCACGGCGGCAAGGTCGCCATGCTGGGCATTCCCCCGGGCGAGATGCCCATCGACTGGAGCCGCGTGATCTTCAAGGGGCTGACCATTCGCGGCATCTACGGCCGTGAAATGTTCGAGACCTGGTACAAGATGGCCAGCCTGATCCAGTCGGGGCTGAACCTTGAGCCGATTATCACCCACCACTTCGCTGCCGACGATTTTGAAAAAGCCTTTGCGCTGATGCAAGAAGGCAGCACGGGCAAGGTCGTGCTCAACTGGGATTAG
- a CDS encoding homoserine kinase: MAVFTPLGDAQVATFLESFDVGRFVSLQGVASGTENSTFFVTTDRCELVLTLFEQGEQEELPFFVDLLDYLDDHRLPVPGPVHDRNGVALQRLADKPALLFPRLPGRHPESPSLEQCRVLGDALGRMHTVSRRFSGSRPNPRDLSWLQALHHKVLGFLSNADQTLMKNAVDDFEGEFATYGELPQGALHGDLFRDNTLFEGDRLGGIIDFYNGCTGDLLFDVAIVINDWATNADGSIDPARHDALLEAYQARRPLTSGERALWPTMLSMTALRYWLSRLLVVYVHPPAHDLTPHDPTRFRTIFMARQLHGALPLPEVSVAN, translated from the coding sequence ATGGCTGTATTTACTCCGCTTGGCGACGCGCAGGTCGCTACCTTTTTAGAGTCCTTTGACGTGGGCCGCTTTGTGTCTTTACAAGGCGTTGCCAGCGGCACGGAAAACTCGACGTTTTTTGTTACCACTGATCGCTGTGAGCTGGTGCTCACGCTGTTTGAACAGGGCGAGCAGGAAGAGCTGCCGTTTTTTGTCGATCTGCTCGACTACCTCGACGATCACAGACTGCCCGTTCCCGGCCCAGTGCACGACCGTAACGGCGTGGCGCTGCAGCGCCTGGCCGATAAGCCGGCGCTGCTGTTTCCGCGTTTGCCCGGCCGTCACCCCGAGTCGCCAAGCCTTGAGCAGTGCCGCGTGCTGGGCGATGCGCTGGGCCGTATGCATACGGTCTCCCGGCGCTTTTCCGGCTCGCGCCCCAACCCGCGGGATCTGAGCTGGCTGCAGGCGCTGCATCATAAAGTGCTGGGCTTTTTGAGCAATGCTGACCAGACGCTGATGAAAAACGCCGTGGATGATTTTGAAGGTGAGTTTGCCACCTACGGCGAGCTGCCTCAGGGCGCGCTGCACGGCGATTTATTCCGCGATAACACTCTGTTCGAGGGCGACCGGCTCGGCGGCATCATCGATTTTTACAACGGCTGCACCGGCGATTTGCTGTTTGACGTGGCGATTGTGATCAACGACTGGGCCACCAACGCGGACGGCAGTATTGACCCGGCGCGCCATGACGCCCTGCTGGAGGCCTATCAGGCACGCCGCCCGTTGACCTCAGGCGAGCGGGCGCTGTGGCCCACCATGCTGAGCATGACGGCGCTGCGCTACTGGCTCTCGCGCCTGCTGGTGGTTTACGTGCACCCGCCGGCGCACGACCTGACGCCCCACGACCCCACGCGCTTTCGCACGATCTTCATGGCGCGCCAGCTGCACGGCGCGCTGCCCCTGCCCGAGGTCTCGGTAGCGAATTAA
- a CDS encoding glycine C-acetyltransferase, with protein MTQAFQTQLKHQLDTLHEEGLYKHERELMSPQRARIRVAQGEVINFCANNYLGLADDPALIKAAERGLHEQGLGMASVRFICGTHAEHRRLEERLAGFLGMDDAILYSSCFDANGGLFETLLGPEDAIISDALNHASIIDGIRLCKAGRYRYANNDMAELETRLQEADAAGARFKLIATDGVFSMDGVVANLTGICDLAERYGAMVMIDDCHATGFMGEGGRGTPEYHDVMQRVDIITTTLGKALGGASGGVTAARGAIVEWLRQRSRPYLFSNALAPPIVAASLEVLDLVEQGGQLRRQLWDNVARFRQGLEQAGFTLAGADHPIIPVMLGDARLASTFAERLLAEGIYVIGFSFPVVPRGQARIRTQMSAAHTPAQIDTALEAFTRIGRELEVIA; from the coding sequence ATGACCCAGGCATTCCAGACGCAGCTGAAACACCAGCTCGACACGCTCCACGAAGAGGGGCTTTACAAGCACGAGCGCGAGCTGATGTCGCCCCAGCGGGCACGCATCCGCGTCGCGCAGGGCGAGGTGATCAACTTTTGCGCCAACAACTATCTTGGCCTCGCCGACGATCCGGCACTGATCAAGGCCGCCGAACGCGGGCTGCACGAACAGGGGCTGGGCATGGCCTCGGTGCGCTTTATTTGCGGCACCCACGCCGAACATCGCCGGCTGGAAGAAAGGCTGGCGGGGTTTCTGGGCATGGACGACGCGATTCTGTATTCGTCCTGCTTTGACGCCAACGGCGGGCTGTTCGAAACGCTGCTTGGCCCCGAAGACGCGATCATTTCCGACGCGCTCAACCACGCCTCGATCATCGACGGCATTCGCCTGTGCAAGGCCGGCCGTTACCGCTATGCCAACAACGACATGGCCGAGCTGGAAACGCGCCTGCAGGAAGCCGACGCTGCTGGCGCCCGCTTCAAGCTGATCGCCACCGACGGCGTGTTCTCCATGGACGGCGTGGTCGCCAACCTCACCGGTATCTGCGATCTGGCCGAGCGCTACGGCGCCATGGTGATGATCGACGACTGCCACGCCACCGGCTTTATGGGCGAGGGCGGGCGCGGCACGCCCGAATACCACGACGTGATGCAGCGCGTGGATATCATCACCACGACGCTGGGCAAGGCGCTGGGTGGCGCATCCGGCGGTGTCACCGCCGCGCGCGGCGCCATTGTTGAATGGCTGCGCCAGCGCTCGCGTCCGTATCTGTTTTCCAACGCACTGGCGCCGCCCATCGTGGCGGCCAGCCTTGAGGTGCTCGATCTGGTTGAGCAGGGCGGCCAGCTGCGCCGTCAGCTGTGGGACAACGTCGCCCGCTTTCGTCAGGGGCTGGAACAGGCCGGCTTTACCCTGGCCGGCGCGGATCACCCGATCATTCCCGTGATGCTCGGTGATGCGCGGCTGGCCTCAACCTTTGCCGAACGCCTGCTGGCCGAGGGGATCTACGTCATCGGATTTTCCTTCCCGGTGGTGCCCCGCGGGCAGGCGCGCATTCGCACGCAGATGTCGGCGGCGCATACGCCGGCACAAATCGACACCGCGCTTGAAGCATTCACGCGCATTGGCCGCGAACTGGAGGTAATTGCATGA
- a CDS encoding Na+/H+ antiporter NhaC family protein translates to MAETTATSGQAQPPPVASLSFRFGAFGAAVPLVFFVIWAITTSVMGLSSEIGLVMGALFGITLGLFCCASSWSDYANGLFEGMTQPVGVVAIVAWFFAGMFAQVLQVGGLVEGLVWLGGVSDVTGGLFVAMTFVLAGVFSTAVGTGYGTTVAFCTLMYPAGVAVGSDPTMLFAAILSGAIFGDNLAPVSDTTIVSATTQGADVPGVVRSRFKYSIGAAIPTAILFAAFGGGGDVSFADPAAVEAMMSSTEPMGLLMLAPFALVLVLALSGQHLLTSLTWGIIASVPVILLSGTGALSDLIAFDPNADTVMTGALVQGVKGYVNMAILILLIVAAAYLLKLGGTMEVITGKLVGWIKDSVRKAELAIWGIVALLNTAITINTAAEIAAAPFVRELGERYRIHRYRRANMLDAVTSALGYIFPWGAPVLLGWSTIQLMQDTYSWLPSVAPTEVFPFVFQGWLLVVIMLVSAITGWGRRYEGPNGEELKQQPKLSTASPYQDDKREADPV, encoded by the coding sequence ATGGCAGAAACAACCGCAACGTCCGGGCAGGCACAGCCGCCGCCCGTGGCTTCCCTGTCGTTTCGTTTTGGCGCGTTCGGTGCCGCCGTTCCGCTGGTTTTCTTCGTTATCTGGGCGATCACCACCAGTGTTATGGGGCTGTCGTCGGAAATTGGCCTGGTGATGGGGGCGCTGTTCGGCATTACTCTGGGGCTGTTCTGCTGCGCCAGCAGCTGGTCGGACTACGCCAACGGGTTGTTTGAAGGGATGACCCAGCCGGTGGGCGTGGTGGCAATCGTCGCCTGGTTTTTTGCCGGCATGTTCGCCCAGGTGCTGCAGGTGGGTGGCCTGGTCGAGGGGCTGGTGTGGCTTGGCGGCGTTTCTGATGTGACCGGCGGGCTGTTTGTGGCCATGACGTTTGTCCTTGCCGGGGTCTTCTCGACCGCCGTGGGCACCGGCTACGGCACCACGGTGGCCTTTTGCACCCTGATGTATCCGGCCGGCGTGGCGGTGGGCAGCGACCCGACGATGCTGTTTGCAGCGATTTTGTCCGGGGCGATTTTCGGCGACAACCTCGCGCCGGTGTCGGACACCACCATCGTCTCGGCCACGACTCAAGGGGCAGACGTGCCCGGCGTGGTACGCAGCCGCTTTAAATATTCCATTGGCGCGGCGATCCCGACCGCGATTCTGTTTGCCGCATTCGGCGGCGGGGGCGATGTCAGTTTTGCCGACCCCGCGGCGGTGGAAGCGATGATGAGCTCCACCGAACCCATGGGACTGTTGATGCTGGCGCCCTTCGCGCTGGTGCTGGTGCTGGCGCTTTCCGGCCAGCATCTGCTGACCTCGTTAACCTGGGGCATCATTGCCTCGGTGCCAGTGATCCTGTTGTCTGGTACCGGCGCGCTGAGCGATCTCATCGCCTTTGACCCCAACGCCGACACGGTCATGACCGGCGCGCTGGTGCAGGGGGTGAAAGGCTACGTCAACATGGCGATTCTGATCCTGCTGATCGTCGCGGCGGCCTATCTGCTCAAACTGGGCGGCACCATGGAAGTGATCACCGGCAAGCTGGTGGGCTGGATCAAGGACTCCGTGCGCAAGGCCGAGCTTGCCATCTGGGGCATCGTGGCGCTGCTGAACACCGCGATCACCATCAATACCGCCGCTGAAATTGCCGCCGCGCCCTTCGTCCGGGAGCTGGGCGAGCGCTACCGCATTCACCGCTACCGCCGCGCCAACATGCTCGATGCCGTGACCTCGGCGCTGGGCTATATCTTCCCCTGGGGCGCGCCGGTGCTGCTCGGCTGGTCGACCATTCAGCTGATGCAGGACACCTACAGCTGGCTGCCAAGCGTGGCACCGACAGAAGTGTTTCCGTTCGTCTTTCAGGGCTGGTTGCTGGTGGTGATTATGCTGGTGTCGGCAATTACCGGCTGGGGACGCCGCTATGAAGGCCCCAACGGCGAAGAGCTCAAACAGCAGCCCAAACTTTCCACAGCGTCTCCCTATCAGGACGACAAGCGCGAGGCAGATCCGGTATGA